A region from the Candidatus Caldatribacterium sp. genome encodes:
- a CDS encoding family 1 glycosylhydrolase, with the protein MVYVDYPTQKRIPKKSFFFYREVIRKRGI; encoded by the coding sequence CTGGTATACGTCGATTACCCCACTCAAAAACGTATTCCCAAAAAGAGCTTCTTTTTCTACCGGGAGGTCATAAGGAAACGAGGGATCTAA